One stretch of Scophthalmus maximus strain ysfricsl-2021 chromosome 12, ASM2237912v1, whole genome shotgun sequence DNA includes these proteins:
- the si:dkeyp-75h12.7 gene encoding uncharacterized protein si:dkeyp-75h12.7, giving the protein METPGVAAGRSRAAAGLCVVVVLLVSGSSGSVCYTAVESLDLGCLLRWTCPRASPNTTYSVQTKTQGGPWQDVSWCVRVQSRSCDVSRAFSDFELYNMIRLGVHLGPGPGSSVWLRPRKFDYSDLSFSPPSVSVSLRDEQLSVAVRFPCAASRRCPPERCCPVSELIDPWTTVTVYNRRNRSEYQSRTVWTQEVSVSSVQFSGLSPGQNYCAVANFSFPTFSMAASPQSAPQCAEVVSKSGPMPVLCLGILLASLLLVPLLVVVLKNPPRAAAPAAENRPKAPSSPRAPVSSRSRLRRVLLRRDPGPGPDPRPPSRLQLWCGVLGQRRDGAGARASASRLWLTHLRRRAIDLD; this is encoded by the exons ATGGAGACGCCGGGTGTGGCCGCGGGCCGGTCGAGGGCGGCGGCGGGCTTGTGTGTCGTGGTCGTCCTGCTCGTCAGTG GGTCGAGTGGGTCAGTCTGTTACACTGCCGTGGAATCGCTGGACTTAGGCTGCCTCCTGCGGTGGACCTGTCCCCGTGCCAGTCCTAATACCACCTATAGCGTGCAGACGAAGACGCAGGG GGGCCCCTGGCAGGACGTGTCGTGGTGCGTCCGGGTCCAGTCCCGCAGCTGCGACGTGTCCCGGGCCTTCTCCGACTTCGAGCTCTACAACATGATCCGCCTCGGCGTCCACctcggccccggccccggctcCAGCGTCTGGCTCAGGCCGCGCAAGTTCGACTACAGCGACTTGA gTTTCAGCCCTCcatccgtctccgtctccctgagAGACGAGCAGCTGTCGGTGGCGGTGCGGTTCCCCTGTGCCGCCAGCAGGAGGTGCCCTCCGGAGAGGTGCTGTCCCGTCTCTGAGCTGATCGACCCCTGGACGACGGTGACCGTGTACAACAGGCGCAACCGCTCAGAATACCAG AGCCGCACAGTTTGGACGCAGGAGGTGTCCGTTTCCTCCGTCCAGTTCTCCGGTTTGTCCCCGGGTCAGAACTACTGCGCCGTGGCCAACTTCTCCTTCCCGACTTTCTCCATGGCGGCGTCTCCGCAGTCGGCCCCTCAGTGTGCGGAGGTCGTCTCCAAGTCAG GGCCGATGCCCGTGCTGTGTCTGGGGATCCTGCTGGCCTCTCTGCTCCTCGTTCCACTTCTCGTCGTGGTCCTGAAAAACCCGCCGCGGGCCGCCGCCCCGGCCGCCGAAAACCGGCCCAAGGCTCCG TCGTCTCCTCGCGCTCCAGTCTCCTCGCGCTCCAGACTCCGTCGAGTCCTCCTCCGCCGTGACCCCGGACCAGGACCAGACCCCCGCCCTCCGTCGCGCCTCCAGCTGTGGTGCGGCGTACTGGGACAGCGGAGGGATGGAGCCGGAGCTCGGGCCTCGGCGTCCCGCCTGTGGCTCACTCATCTGAGGAGACGTGCAATAGATTTAGACTGA